The following proteins come from a genomic window of Sardina pilchardus chromosome 13, fSarPil1.1, whole genome shotgun sequence:
- the LOC134099834 gene encoding endothelin-converting enzyme-like 1, with translation MEPTYSLTAHYDEFQEVKQGSRYSSGTLSNGLALQLGGSLERGGGTSRWSRRETCLLSALVFAAGVCVILACMLTLKFISAETAADAGCRSDCVRRRSLARAARFVQSNVDASVSPCQDFYSFACGGWLRRHGIPEDKLSYGIISAIGEQNTHKLQKLLLQPVTRTHTHSAERKVKAFYRSCINIQDIDRLGAGPMLEVIDSCGGWDLSSAPPPGAGFERAPGAVWPDFNEMLFRTQGLYSTSVFFSLTVNVDDKNSSRNAIRIDQEGLTLPERTLYLGQDEDTVKILVAYKALMERLLSMLGAQNATQKSREIIQLETRLANITLSDFDDQRKDISSMYNRITLDQLQTMAPGLHWRKLLERLFQDSFSEDEEIVVLATDYLQRVSEIIKTTSKRVLHNYMLWRVVAALSEHLSTAFRSSIQEFSREIDGTERQTELQQLCLQQANKHFGMALGALFVQHHFPTHSKAKVQELVEDIKHALDVRLQELDWMDEPTREAARAKLQNMMVMTGYPDYLLKPELIDQEYGFEVNEKTYFRNILNSIKYNIDLSIKKIHKEVDKTAWLLPPQALNAYYLPNKNQMVFPAGILQPTLYDPEFPQSLNFGGIGSIIGHELTHGYDDWGGQYDRYGNLKQWWTEASYRKFQKKAECIIKLYDNFTVYNQRVNGRLTLGENIADLGGLKLSYYAYQKWVRDHGPERPLPGLKYTHQQLLFIAFAQNWCMKRRTQSIYLQLLSDKHAPEHCRVIGSVSQFEEFGRVFHCPRGSPMHPAAKCSVW, from the exons GGTGGAGTCGGCGGGAGACGTGCCTGCTGTCTGCGCTGGTGTTTGCGgccggagtgtgtgtgatcctggCCTGCATGCTGACGCTCAAGTTCATCTCCGCGGAGACCGCGGCCGACGCCGGTTGTCGTAGCGACTGCGTGAGGAGGCGGAGCCTGGCGCGGGCCGCGCGCTTCGTCCAATCAAACGTCGACGCCAGCGTGTCGCCCTGTCAGGACTTCTACAGCTTCGCCTGCGGGGGGTGGCTCCGTCGCCACGGGATACCGGAGGACAAGCTCAGCTACGGCATCATCAGCGCCATCGgggagcagaacacacacaagctgcagaAACTACTGCTGCAGCccgtcacacgcacacacacacacagcgccgagagaaag gtgAAGGCCTTCTATCGCTCCTGCATCAACATCCAGGATATTGACCGTCTGGGGGCGGGTCCTATGCTGGAGGTGATTGACAGCTGTGGTGGGTGGGACCTATCCTCTGCCCCTCCCCCGGGGGCGGGGTTTGAACGTGCTCCAGGCGCCGTGTGGCCCGACTTTAACGAGATGCTCTTTAGGACCCAGGGCCTCTACAGCACCTCAGTCTTCTTCTCCCTCACCGTCAATGTGGACGACAAGAACTCCTCACGCAACGCcatccgg attgatcAGGAGGGGTTAACGTTGCCTGAAAGGACACTATACCTGGGACAGGATGAGGATACTGTGAAG ATCCTGGTTGCGTATAAGGCCCTGATGGAGCGGTTGCTGAGCATGCTGGGAGCACAGAACGCCACGCAGAAATCACGAGAGATCATCCAGCTGGAAACACGTCTCgccaat ATTACACTGTCAGACTTTGATGACCAGAGGAAGGATATTAGCAGCATGTACAACCGCATCACTCTTGACCAACTACAGACCATGGCACCTGgt TTGCACTGGAGGAAGCTGTTGGAGCGCCTATTCCAGGACAGCTTCTCAGAGGACGAGGAGATCGTGGTGCTCGCAACCGACTACCTGCAAAGGGTCTCGGAAATCATCAAGACCACCtccaagag ggtgctcCATAACTACATGCTGTGGCGTGTGGTGGCGGCGTTGAGTGAGCACCTGTCCACGGCGTTCCGGAGCTCCATCCAGGAGTTCTCGCGGGAGATCGACGGCACGGAGCGCCAGAcggagctgcagcagctctgcctACAGCAGGCCAACAAGCACTTCGGCATGGCCCTCGGAGCGCTGTTCGTCCAGCACCacttccccacacacagcaaggccaag gtccagGAGCTGGTAGAAGATATCAAACATGCTTTGGACGTAAGACTACAGGAACTAGACTGGATGGATGAACCCACAAGAGAAGCTGCCAGAGCCAAG CTGCAGAACATGATGGTGATGACTGGGTATCCAGACTATCTGCTCAAACCAGAGCTGATCGATCAGGAGTATGGG ttTGAAGTGAATGAGAAGACCTACTTTCGGAACATTCTGAACAGCATCAAGTACAATATTGATCTCTCAATCAAGAAAATACACAAGGAGGTGGACAAGACTgc GTGGCTTCTTCCACCCCAAGCACTGAATGCATATTATCTACCAAACAAGAACCAGATgg tctttcCTGCAGGTATACTCCAGCCTACCCTCTACGACCCTGAATTCCCACA GTCCCTGAACTTTGGGGGGATTGGATCCATCATCGGCCACGAGCTCACGCACGGATACGACGactggg GAGGGCAGTATGATCGCTATGGCAACCTCAAGCAGTGGTGGACAGAGGCGTCATACAGAAAGTTCCAGAAGAAGGCAGAGTGCATCATCAAACTCTACGATAACTTTACCGTCTACAACCAGAGa gtcaatGGGCGTCTAACACTGGGAGAGAACATTGCTGATCTGGGTGGACTGAAGCTCTCCTACTAT gcctaTCAGAAGTGGGTGAGGGATCATGGTCCTGAGAGGCCCCTCCCTGGTCTCaagtacacacaccaacaactgCTCTTCATCGCCTTTgctcag AACTGGTGCATGAAGCGCCGGACCCAGTCCATATACCTGCAGCTCCTGTCAGACAAGCATGCTCCTGAacactgcag ggtgataGGTAGTGTGTCTCAGTTTGAGGAGTTTGGCCGAGTGTTCCACTGCCCCCGGGGGTCCCCCATGCACCCTGCGGCCAAGTGCTCCGTctggtga